Proteins from one Hemibagrus wyckioides isolate EC202008001 linkage group LG16, SWU_Hwy_1.0, whole genome shotgun sequence genomic window:
- the ccar2 gene encoding cell division cycle and apoptosis regulator protein 1, whose protein sequence is MRQRVFTGVVTQLQDRHGTVDRDVRFAMSAVVGRAPLVGEKVLVKAVQDPSQSVKWTAQRVQVLNGQPFKSPPPLLHSTTPNLMPSILGNKRQPLLKSPKIPPLIPGMQPNPGGMLQIPHHQKLPWSAPWAGGSRKRHNEVVAGRRGRYWEEAGGSWGGDNAHQKRRRWKAPSDEEASKRSTSQTSTNSPLFSFFPRDSLACDNLELQRRYPHLHAPLSLFHVQLCWPESFPPSHPLPLAGPCHFHVGSQQPKTEVTPSPDSTDSSIYSVKVLLLSMPDIEDFYTQCCNYAEDGKVQGDAVHPTALFKFLLLEKAGELQLPGGSWSKEDGSNPAKDSSTFIRTAVRCVMEQMDLDLSACTQWHKMTELRLLSGDKMETVIILMPDVWNLVPTAEEWAKLQEEREEHESPLPDVPSLVVQPSAGFTLSTVSLLSLLGPRMSQCRDAFEVGLVSELFSEMLQRDFGLQLYHSLCSLPQTQTLPDSEIQAEDISSALDDEAKKESKDIRKKGECDAKQTTSKEGGEEEEETKMEDEPEQSEHQAEIQEEPESHTEGEEALSADIELPRRVLLSWVFFDRQLSGSLKEEDVQNILLSLGLYLTNAQAKDLARKMSVDGKCMYRKLCSRWTDSDEVACDLSAEGNKSLLPGLPRKEKGSTRRSSNNANPDVVNYKGTVVNIPNLLQHLESSKAAQHEMEKRLAELQAMLEEAKARPDSDEQEQLKSRLEKVEALNKTYEKTLKENAGHMLTVIEKMQKMVDQTTSLTRTKDLKAEKD, encoded by the exons ATGAGGCAGCGAGTCTTTACTGGGGTTGTGACGCAGCTGCAGGACCGCCATGGGACTGTAGACCGGGATGTACGCTTTGCAATGAG TGCTGTAGTAGGCAGAGCGCCCTTGGTTGGCGAGAAGGTGCTGGTGAAGGCGGTGCAGGATCCTTCGCAGTCTGTCAAGTGGACAGCACAAAGGGTGCAGGTGCTCAATGGCCAG CCGTTTAAATCTCCTCCACCGCTTCTACACTCCACGACACCAAACCTGATGCCGAGCATTTTGGGAAACAAGCGTCAACCACTGCTCAAGTCACCAAAAATACCACCACTGATTCCTGGTATGCAGCCAAATCCAG GTGGCATGCTCCAGATTCCCCATCATCAGAAGCTGCCATGGTCTGCTCCCTGGGCTGGAGGAAGCAGGAAAAGACACAATGAGGTTGTGGCTGGGAGGAGAGGCCGATACTG GGAGGAAGCCGGTGGCTCTTGGGGAGGTGACAATGCGCACCAGAAGAGACGGCGATGGAAAGCCCCATCTGATGAGGAAGCTTCCAAAAGGAGCACCTCTCAAACCAGTACCaactctcctctcttctcctttttcccACGAGACAG CCTGGCCTGTGATAATCTGGAGCTACAGCGGCGCTACCCACACCTCCATGCTCCCCTTTCACTCTTTCATGTTCAGCTTTGCTGGCCTGAGAGCTTCCCTCCCAGCCATCCACTTCCTCTGGCAGGGCCCTGTCACTTCCATGTAGGCTCGCAACAACCTAAAACAGAAGTGACTCCATCTCCAGACTCCACAGACAGCTCCATCTACTCTGTTAAG GTGCTGTTACTGTCCATGCCTGACATTGAGGACTTCTATACACAGTGTTGTAACTATGCAGAGGATGGGAAGGTGCAAGGAGATGCGGTCCACCCTACAGCACTCTTCAAG TTTCTGTTACTGGAAAAAGCAGGAGAGCTGCAGCTCCCAGGAGGATCGTGGTCCAAAGAGGACGGGTCCAATCCAGCCAAAGACAGCAGCACCTTCATACGCACTGCAGTGCGCTGTGTGATGGAACAGATGGATTTGGACCTTTCAGCTTGTACGCAGTG GCATAAAATGACAGAGCTGAGATTACTTTCTGGGGATAAAATGGAGACCGTTATCATCTTGATGCCGGATGTGTGGAATTTAGTGCCGACAGCAGAAGAGTGGGCTAAGTTACAGGAAGAGCGAGAG gaacatGAGTCTCCTCTCCCTGATGTGCCCTCACTGGTAGTCCAGCCCTCTGCAGGGTTCACACTGTCTACAGTCTCCCTCTTGTCTTTATTGGGGCCACGGATGTCACAGTGCAGAGATGCATTTGAG gtggGTTTGGTGAGTGAGCTCTTCAGCGAGATGCTCCAAAGGGATTTTGGTCTCCAGCTGTACCACTCCCTCTGCAGCCTGCCTCAGACTCAGACTCTTCCAGACTCTGAAATACAGGCAGAGGACATCAGCTCTGCCCTG GATGATGAGGCAAAAAAGGAGAGTAAGGACatcagaaagaaaggagagtgTGATGCCAAGCAAACAACAAGCAAAGAAGggggtgaggaagaggaagagaccAAAATGGAGGATGAACCGGAACAGAGTGAGCACCAGGCAGAGATTCAGGAAGAGCCTGAGAGTCACACAGAGGGTGAAGAAGCACTGAGTGCTGACATA GAGCTTCCCCGTAGGGTCCTTTTGTCGTGGGTGTTTTTTGATCGGCAGCTCTCTGGCTccctgaaagaagaagatgtTCAAAACATTCTGCTCTCCCTTGGACTCTACCTCACCAATGCTCAG GCAAAGGATCTGGCCAGAAAAATGTCAGTGGACGGGAAGTGCATGTACCGTAAGCTGTGCTCTCGCTGGACTGACTCAGACGAGGTAGCCTGTGACCTCAGCGCAGAGG GAAATAAATCCCTGCTGCCCGGTCTGCCTCGTAAGGAGAAGGGCTCTACCCGTCGCTCATCCAACAACGCCAACCCCGATGTCGTAAACTACAAAGGGACCGTTGTGAACATCCCCAACCTGCTGCAGCACCTCGAAAGCAGCAAAGCAGCACAGCACGAGATGGAGAAACGGCTCGCTGAACTGCAGGCAATGCTCG AGGAAGCCAAGGCGAGGCCGGACTCGGATGAACAGGAGCAGCTGAAGTCCAGGTTAGAGAAAGTCGAAGCCTTAAACAAAACCTATGAGAAGACTCTAAAAGAGAACGCCGGCCACATGCTCACTGTCATCGAGAAGATGCAAAAAATGGTAGATCAG ACGACAAGCCTCACAAGGACAAAGGACTTGAAAGCAGAAAAAGACTAA